Part of the Gloeocapsa sp. PCC 73106 genome, AACCAGATAAAGACCAAAATACAGAGAATAGAGCTCGTTTTTCCCATAGAATAAACACACCACTCAAAGCGACAAAAGCCAGAACGATTTGTTTAAACTGTTTCTGGCTCATTTGGACGAGGATTTTTTGTCCTACCCAATTACCGGGAAAAGCGGCTAAACCAATCAGTAAACCATAACTACAATGGGACCAATTTAAGGCTCCAAAAGCAGCATAGGTAATTACTTTAATTAGGTGAACTATAATCATATGAGTTGATTTACTTCCCACCATTTCCTCCTTATCTAAACCATAGTTCAGATAAAATGGATTGAGTAGTGGTCCAATACTCCCCAATAACCCCGACAAAAAAGCGTAAATAAAGCCCCCCGGTAAAAAATACCAAGCCTTAACCTGGAATAATTTCTGACTCTTTTCAAAACTATTAGCGATTCCCGAAATAATTAATAACAAACCCAAGAGAATCATCAACCATTCTGCTTCGGTTTTAGTAAAGATATATGCTCCTAAACTTCCTCCCAATACTGCACCGGGTAAGTACCACCAGAGTAATTGCCAATCAATTTTTTCCCAGTAGAGTAAGACTCGG contains:
- a CDS encoding sulfite exporter TauE/SafE family protein, which produces MVVWLTLTSFLGWLISTLTGGGSPLILIPVLSWFFTATAIPPIITIGMLFGNAHRVLLYWEKIDWQLLWWYLPGAVLGGSLGAYIFTKTEAEWLMILLGLLLIISGIANSFEKSQKLFQVKAWYFLPGGFIYAFLSGLLGSIGPLLNPFYLNYGLDKEEMVGSKSTHMIIVHLIKVITYAAFGALNWSHCSYGLLIGLAAFPGNWVGQKILVQMSQKQFKQIVLAFVALSGVFILWEKRALFSVFWSLSG